In Myotis daubentonii chromosome 16, mMyoDau2.1, whole genome shotgun sequence, one DNA window encodes the following:
- the ZMYND15 gene encoding zinc finger MYND domain-containing protein 15 isoform X1, whose amino-acid sequence MSETKGQGTWAAERGAQEAACQPADPTRRGGGMPAAPAARLPRSALGTWDTSEVHRPPPPRCFHFPGSAGFSHMSGVMRTGKPAGLPEHTAPRREERATGSPTLTSRRPHPESAPRPCAPEDMEFVSGYRDEFLDFTALLFGWFRKFVAERGAVETSLEGRWRQLEAQIRRLPQDPALWVLHVLPNRSVGISLGQGAEPGPGLGAGWLLGDQPPLHLRDLSPYVSFVSLEEGEEGEEEEEEEEEENGEEEGAGTEKVEPEEDGEPVHTSRESPQEANLPGQPEEAEQKEGGGENGCQDERAEDETGPKRRKGRRSEAAPLHLACLLLVTDEHGTILGIDLLMDGAQRSAGKGSWTENLAPRAYALLCHSMACPMGSGDPRKPRQLTVGDAQLHRELESLVPRLGVKLAKTPMRTWGPQPGFTFASLRARTCHVCHKHSFEVKLTPCPQCSAVLYCGEACLRADWRRCPDDVSHRFWCPRLAAFMERTGELATLPFTYTAEVTSETFNKEAFLASRGLTRGYWTQISMLIPGPGTPRHPRGGTPSLTLLLNGDPYQLLQGDGPVLMPPVPPDPPRGLFGSWQDYYTWRGLSLDSPMAVLLTYPLTVYYVITHLVPQSFPELNIQNKQSLKIHVVEAGKEFDLVMVFWELLVLLPHVALELQFVGDGLPPESDQQHFTLQRDGPEVSVRPGSGVSARLSSGTKEKGGRRDLQIKVSARPYHLLQGPKPDLVIGFNSGFGLKDTWLSSLPRLQSLRVPAFFTESSEYGCVMDEQTMAVAAGGGTSPPQPNPFRSPFRLRAADNCMPWYCNAFIFHLVYKPSQGSGARAAPGPGPAAPAPAAPAAPARRRRGEKKPGRGPRRRR is encoded by the exons ATGTCTGAAACAAAGGGACAGGGAACGTGGGCTGCGGAGCGAGGCGCGCAGGAGGCTGCGTGTCAACCGGCGGACCCGACCCGACGCGGAGGAGGGATGCCAGCCGCGCCCGCCGCTCGCCTACCCAGGTCGGCCCTGGGGACCTGGGACACTAGTGAGGTTCACCGGCCACCGCCTCCAAGATGCTTTCACTTCCCCGGCTCCGCGGGATTTAGTCACATGTCCGGGGTGATGAGGACAGGAAAGCCCGCGGGCCTCCCGGAACACACGGCGCCCAGACGCGAGGAGCGGGCCACGGGCTCCCCAACCCTGACGTCACGCCGCCCCCACCCCGAG TCTGCGCCCAGGCCCTGTGCCCCTGAAGACATGGAGTTTGTGTCTGGATATCGAGACGAGTTCCTTGATTTCACTGCCCTCCTCTTTGGCTGGTTCCGAAAGTTCGTGGCAGAGCGTGGGGCTGTGGAGACCAGCCTGGAGGGCCGCTGGCGACAGTTGGAGGCGCAGATCAGAAGGCTGCCCCAGGACCCTGCCCTTTGGGTGCTCCATGTCTTGCCCAACCGTAGTGTGGGCATCAGCTtggggcaaggggcagagcctggACCAGGCCTGGGGGCGGGCTGGCTGCTGGGAGATCAGCCCCCACTCCACCTTCGAGACCTAAGCCCCTATGTCAGCTTTGTCAGTTTGGAGGAAGgcgaggaaggggaggaagaagaagaggaggaagaggaagaaaacggAGAGGAAGAGGGTGCAGGCACAGAGAAGGTAGAACCAGAGGAGGATGGGGAGCCAGTCCATACGAGCAGGGAGTCCCCCCAGGAAGCAAATCTTccagggcagccagaggaggccgagcagaaggaaggaggtggCGAGAATGGCTGTCAAGACGAGAGGGCAGAAGACGAAACTGGGCCTAAGAGGAGGAAGGGGCGAAGAAGTG AGGCTGCCCCCCTGCACCTTGCCTGCCTCCTACTGGTGACGGATGAACATGGCACCATCTTGGGCATTGACCTGCTAATGGATGGAGCCCAGAGGAGTGCAGGCAAGGGCTCATGGACAGAGAACCTGGCTCCTCGGGCCTATGCTCTCCTCTGCCACAGCATGGCCTGCCCCATGGGCTCTGGAGACCCTCGAAAGCCCCGACAGCTTACTGTGGGAGATGCCCAGCTGCACCG AGAGCTGGAGAGTCTGGTCCCAAGGCTGGGAGTGAAGTTAGCCAAGACCCCAATGCGGACATGGGGTCCCCAGCCAGGCTTCACCTTTGCCTCCCTTCGGGCTCGAACCTGCCATGTCTGTCACAAGCACAGCTTTGAAGTGAAGCTGACACCCTG CCCCCAGTGTAGTGCTGTCTTGTACTGTGGAGAGGCCTGTCTCCGGGCCGACTGGCGGCGATGCCCAGATGATGTGAGCCACAGATTTTGGTGCCCAAGGCTTGCAGCCTTCATGGAGCGGACAGGAGAACTGGCAACTCTGCCTTTCACCTACACTGCAG aGGTGACCAGTGAAACCTTCAACAAGGAGGCCTTCCTGGCCTCACGAGGCCTCACTCGTGGCTACTGGACCCAGATCAGcatgctgatcccaggccctggcaccCCCAGGCACCCCCGGGGTGGCACAccctccctcacccttcttctgAATG GAGATCCCTACCAGCTTCTTCAGGGGGACGGGCCTGTCCTGATGCCTCCTGTGCCCCCGGATCCACCCAGGGGCCTCTTTG GCTCGTGGCAGGATTACTACACATGGCGGGGCCTCAGCTTGGACTCCCCCATGGCTGTGCTGCTCACCTACCCGCTGACTGTGTACTACGTCATCACCCACCTGGTGCCCCAGTCCT TCCCCGAGCTCAACATCCAGAACAAACAATCTCTGAAAATCCACGTGGTGGAGGCTGGGAAGGAGTTTGATCTTGTCATGGTGTTCTGG GAGCTCTTGGTCTTGCTCCCCCACGTGGCCCTGGAACTACAGTTTGTGGGTGATGGCCTGCCCCCCGAGAGTGACCAGCAGCATTTTACCCTGCagagg GATGGCCCTGAAGTCTCCGTCCGTCCTGGTTCCGGGGTGTCAGCTCGGCTCAGCTCTGGAACTAAGGAGAAGGGGGGCCGGAGGGACCTGCAGATCAAAGTGTCTGCTCGGCCCTACCACCTGCTCCAGGGGCCCAAGCCCGACTTGGTTATTG GATTTAACTCGGGCTTTGGTCTCAAAGACACTTGGCTGAGCTCGCTGCCCCGCTTACAG tccctccGAGTGCCCGCCTTCTTCACCGAGAGCAGCGAGTACGGCTGTGTGATGGACGAACAGACCATGGCAGTGGCCGCCGGAGGGGGCACCAGCCCCCCACAGCCCAACCCTTTCCGCTCCCCGTTTCGTCTCAGAGCGGCCGACAACTGCATGCCCTG GTACTGCAACGCCTTCATCTTCCACCTGGTCTACAAGCCTTCGCAGGGCAGCGGGGCCCGCGCGGCGCCTGGGCCCGGGCCCGCAGCGCCGGCCCCCGCGGCCCCCGCAGCCCCCGCCCGAAGGCGCCGCGGGGAGAAGAAACCTGGGCGGGGGCCGCGCCGGCGGAGGTGA
- the ZMYND15 gene encoding zinc finger MYND domain-containing protein 15 isoform X2 produces the protein MSETKGQGTWAAERGAQEAACQPADPTRRGGGMPAAPAARLPRSALGTWDTSEVHRPPPPRCFHFPGSAGFSHMSGVMRTGKPAGLPEHTAPRREERATGSPTLTSRRPHPESAPRPCAPEDMEFVSGYRDEFLDFTALLFGWFRKFVAERGAVETSLEGRWRQLEAQIRRLPQDPALWVLHVLPNRSVGISLGQGAEPGPGLGAGWLLGDQPPLHLRDLSPYVSFVSLEEGEEGEEEEEEEEEENGEEEGAGTEKVEPEEDGEPVHTSRESPQEANLPGQPEEAEQKEGGGENGCQDERAEDETGPKRRKGRRSEAAPLHLACLLLVTDEHGTILGIDLLMDGAQRSAGKGSWTENLAPRAYALLCHSMACPMGSGDPRKPRQLTVGDAQLHRELESLVPRLGVKLAKTPMRTWGPQPGFTFASLRARTCHVCHKHSFEVKLTPCPQCSAVLYCGEACLRADWRRCPDDVSHRFWCPRLAAFMERTGELATLPFTYTAEVTSETFNKEAFLASRGLTRGYWTQISMLIPGPGTPRHPRGGTPSLTLLLNGDPYQLLQGDGPVLMPPVPPDPPRGLFGSWQDYYTWRGLSLDSPMAVLLTYPLTVYYVITHLVPQSSSHTVPELNIQNKQSLKIHVVEAGKEFDLVMVFWDGPEVSVRPGSGVSARLSSGTKEKGGRRDLQIKVSARPYHLLQGPKPDLVIGFNSGFGLKDTWLSSLPRLQSLRVPAFFTESSEYGCVMDEQTMAVAAGGGTSPPQPNPFRSPFRLRAADNCMPWYCNAFIFHLVYKPSQGSGARAAPGPGPAAPAPAAPAAPARRRRGEKKPGRGPRRRR, from the exons ATGTCTGAAACAAAGGGACAGGGAACGTGGGCTGCGGAGCGAGGCGCGCAGGAGGCTGCGTGTCAACCGGCGGACCCGACCCGACGCGGAGGAGGGATGCCAGCCGCGCCCGCCGCTCGCCTACCCAGGTCGGCCCTGGGGACCTGGGACACTAGTGAGGTTCACCGGCCACCGCCTCCAAGATGCTTTCACTTCCCCGGCTCCGCGGGATTTAGTCACATGTCCGGGGTGATGAGGACAGGAAAGCCCGCGGGCCTCCCGGAACACACGGCGCCCAGACGCGAGGAGCGGGCCACGGGCTCCCCAACCCTGACGTCACGCCGCCCCCACCCCGAG TCTGCGCCCAGGCCCTGTGCCCCTGAAGACATGGAGTTTGTGTCTGGATATCGAGACGAGTTCCTTGATTTCACTGCCCTCCTCTTTGGCTGGTTCCGAAAGTTCGTGGCAGAGCGTGGGGCTGTGGAGACCAGCCTGGAGGGCCGCTGGCGACAGTTGGAGGCGCAGATCAGAAGGCTGCCCCAGGACCCTGCCCTTTGGGTGCTCCATGTCTTGCCCAACCGTAGTGTGGGCATCAGCTtggggcaaggggcagagcctggACCAGGCCTGGGGGCGGGCTGGCTGCTGGGAGATCAGCCCCCACTCCACCTTCGAGACCTAAGCCCCTATGTCAGCTTTGTCAGTTTGGAGGAAGgcgaggaaggggaggaagaagaagaggaggaagaggaagaaaacggAGAGGAAGAGGGTGCAGGCACAGAGAAGGTAGAACCAGAGGAGGATGGGGAGCCAGTCCATACGAGCAGGGAGTCCCCCCAGGAAGCAAATCTTccagggcagccagaggaggccgagcagaaggaaggaggtggCGAGAATGGCTGTCAAGACGAGAGGGCAGAAGACGAAACTGGGCCTAAGAGGAGGAAGGGGCGAAGAAGTG AGGCTGCCCCCCTGCACCTTGCCTGCCTCCTACTGGTGACGGATGAACATGGCACCATCTTGGGCATTGACCTGCTAATGGATGGAGCCCAGAGGAGTGCAGGCAAGGGCTCATGGACAGAGAACCTGGCTCCTCGGGCCTATGCTCTCCTCTGCCACAGCATGGCCTGCCCCATGGGCTCTGGAGACCCTCGAAAGCCCCGACAGCTTACTGTGGGAGATGCCCAGCTGCACCG AGAGCTGGAGAGTCTGGTCCCAAGGCTGGGAGTGAAGTTAGCCAAGACCCCAATGCGGACATGGGGTCCCCAGCCAGGCTTCACCTTTGCCTCCCTTCGGGCTCGAACCTGCCATGTCTGTCACAAGCACAGCTTTGAAGTGAAGCTGACACCCTG CCCCCAGTGTAGTGCTGTCTTGTACTGTGGAGAGGCCTGTCTCCGGGCCGACTGGCGGCGATGCCCAGATGATGTGAGCCACAGATTTTGGTGCCCAAGGCTTGCAGCCTTCATGGAGCGGACAGGAGAACTGGCAACTCTGCCTTTCACCTACACTGCAG aGGTGACCAGTGAAACCTTCAACAAGGAGGCCTTCCTGGCCTCACGAGGCCTCACTCGTGGCTACTGGACCCAGATCAGcatgctgatcccaggccctggcaccCCCAGGCACCCCCGGGGTGGCACAccctccctcacccttcttctgAATG GAGATCCCTACCAGCTTCTTCAGGGGGACGGGCCTGTCCTGATGCCTCCTGTGCCCCCGGATCCACCCAGGGGCCTCTTTG GCTCGTGGCAGGATTACTACACATGGCGGGGCCTCAGCTTGGACTCCCCCATGGCTGTGCTGCTCACCTACCCGCTGACTGTGTACTACGTCATCACCCACCTGGTGCCCCAGTCCT CTTCTCACACAGTCCCCGAGCTCAACATCCAGAACAAACAATCTCTGAAAATCCACGTGGTGGAGGCTGGGAAGGAGTTTGATCTTGTCATGGTGTTCTGG GATGGCCCTGAAGTCTCCGTCCGTCCTGGTTCCGGGGTGTCAGCTCGGCTCAGCTCTGGAACTAAGGAGAAGGGGGGCCGGAGGGACCTGCAGATCAAAGTGTCTGCTCGGCCCTACCACCTGCTCCAGGGGCCCAAGCCCGACTTGGTTATTG GATTTAACTCGGGCTTTGGTCTCAAAGACACTTGGCTGAGCTCGCTGCCCCGCTTACAG tccctccGAGTGCCCGCCTTCTTCACCGAGAGCAGCGAGTACGGCTGTGTGATGGACGAACAGACCATGGCAGTGGCCGCCGGAGGGGGCACCAGCCCCCCACAGCCCAACCCTTTCCGCTCCCCGTTTCGTCTCAGAGCGGCCGACAACTGCATGCCCTG GTACTGCAACGCCTTCATCTTCCACCTGGTCTACAAGCCTTCGCAGGGCAGCGGGGCCCGCGCGGCGCCTGGGCCCGGGCCCGCAGCGCCGGCCCCCGCGGCCCCCGCAGCCCCCGCCCGAAGGCGCCGCGGGGAGAAGAAACCTGGGCGGGGGCCGCGCCGGCGGAGGTGA
- the ZMYND15 gene encoding zinc finger MYND domain-containing protein 15 isoform X3, translating to MSETKGQGTWAAERGAQEAACQPADPTRRGGGMPAAPAARLPRSALGTWDTSEVHRPPPPRCFHFPGSAGFSHMSGVMRTGKPAGLPEHTAPRREERATGSPTLTSRRPHPESAPRPCAPEDMEFVSGYRDEFLDFTALLFGWFRKFVAERGAVETSLEGRWRQLEAQIRRLPQDPALWVLHVLPNRSVGISLGQGAEPGPGLGAGWLLGDQPPLHLRDLSPYVSFVSLEEGEEGEEEEEEEEEENGEEEGAGTEKVEPEEDGEPVHTSRESPQEANLPGQPEEAEQKEGGGENGCQDERAEDETGPKRRKGRRSEAAPLHLACLLLVTDEHGTILGIDLLMDGAQRSAGKGSWTENLAPRAYALLCHSMACPMGSGDPRKPRQLTVGDAQLHRELESLVPRLGVKLAKTPMRTWGPQPGFTFASLRARTCHVCHKHSFEVKLTPCPQCSAVLYCGEACLRADWRRCPDDVSHRFWCPRLAAFMERTGELATLPFTYTAEVTSETFNKEAFLASRGLTRGYWTQISMLIPGPGTPRHPRGGTPSLTLLLNGDPYQLLQGDGPVLMPPVPPDPPRGLFGSWQDYYTWRGLSLDSPMAVLLTYPLTVYYVITHLVPQSFPELNIQNKQSLKIHVVEAGKEFDLVMVFWDGPEVSVRPGSGVSARLSSGTKEKGGRRDLQIKVSARPYHLLQGPKPDLVIGFNSGFGLKDTWLSSLPRLQSLRVPAFFTESSEYGCVMDEQTMAVAAGGGTSPPQPNPFRSPFRLRAADNCMPWYCNAFIFHLVYKPSQGSGARAAPGPGPAAPAPAAPAAPARRRRGEKKPGRGPRRRR from the exons ATGTCTGAAACAAAGGGACAGGGAACGTGGGCTGCGGAGCGAGGCGCGCAGGAGGCTGCGTGTCAACCGGCGGACCCGACCCGACGCGGAGGAGGGATGCCAGCCGCGCCCGCCGCTCGCCTACCCAGGTCGGCCCTGGGGACCTGGGACACTAGTGAGGTTCACCGGCCACCGCCTCCAAGATGCTTTCACTTCCCCGGCTCCGCGGGATTTAGTCACATGTCCGGGGTGATGAGGACAGGAAAGCCCGCGGGCCTCCCGGAACACACGGCGCCCAGACGCGAGGAGCGGGCCACGGGCTCCCCAACCCTGACGTCACGCCGCCCCCACCCCGAG TCTGCGCCCAGGCCCTGTGCCCCTGAAGACATGGAGTTTGTGTCTGGATATCGAGACGAGTTCCTTGATTTCACTGCCCTCCTCTTTGGCTGGTTCCGAAAGTTCGTGGCAGAGCGTGGGGCTGTGGAGACCAGCCTGGAGGGCCGCTGGCGACAGTTGGAGGCGCAGATCAGAAGGCTGCCCCAGGACCCTGCCCTTTGGGTGCTCCATGTCTTGCCCAACCGTAGTGTGGGCATCAGCTtggggcaaggggcagagcctggACCAGGCCTGGGGGCGGGCTGGCTGCTGGGAGATCAGCCCCCACTCCACCTTCGAGACCTAAGCCCCTATGTCAGCTTTGTCAGTTTGGAGGAAGgcgaggaaggggaggaagaagaagaggaggaagaggaagaaaacggAGAGGAAGAGGGTGCAGGCACAGAGAAGGTAGAACCAGAGGAGGATGGGGAGCCAGTCCATACGAGCAGGGAGTCCCCCCAGGAAGCAAATCTTccagggcagccagaggaggccgagcagaaggaaggaggtggCGAGAATGGCTGTCAAGACGAGAGGGCAGAAGACGAAACTGGGCCTAAGAGGAGGAAGGGGCGAAGAAGTG AGGCTGCCCCCCTGCACCTTGCCTGCCTCCTACTGGTGACGGATGAACATGGCACCATCTTGGGCATTGACCTGCTAATGGATGGAGCCCAGAGGAGTGCAGGCAAGGGCTCATGGACAGAGAACCTGGCTCCTCGGGCCTATGCTCTCCTCTGCCACAGCATGGCCTGCCCCATGGGCTCTGGAGACCCTCGAAAGCCCCGACAGCTTACTGTGGGAGATGCCCAGCTGCACCG AGAGCTGGAGAGTCTGGTCCCAAGGCTGGGAGTGAAGTTAGCCAAGACCCCAATGCGGACATGGGGTCCCCAGCCAGGCTTCACCTTTGCCTCCCTTCGGGCTCGAACCTGCCATGTCTGTCACAAGCACAGCTTTGAAGTGAAGCTGACACCCTG CCCCCAGTGTAGTGCTGTCTTGTACTGTGGAGAGGCCTGTCTCCGGGCCGACTGGCGGCGATGCCCAGATGATGTGAGCCACAGATTTTGGTGCCCAAGGCTTGCAGCCTTCATGGAGCGGACAGGAGAACTGGCAACTCTGCCTTTCACCTACACTGCAG aGGTGACCAGTGAAACCTTCAACAAGGAGGCCTTCCTGGCCTCACGAGGCCTCACTCGTGGCTACTGGACCCAGATCAGcatgctgatcccaggccctggcaccCCCAGGCACCCCCGGGGTGGCACAccctccctcacccttcttctgAATG GAGATCCCTACCAGCTTCTTCAGGGGGACGGGCCTGTCCTGATGCCTCCTGTGCCCCCGGATCCACCCAGGGGCCTCTTTG GCTCGTGGCAGGATTACTACACATGGCGGGGCCTCAGCTTGGACTCCCCCATGGCTGTGCTGCTCACCTACCCGCTGACTGTGTACTACGTCATCACCCACCTGGTGCCCCAGTCCT TCCCCGAGCTCAACATCCAGAACAAACAATCTCTGAAAATCCACGTGGTGGAGGCTGGGAAGGAGTTTGATCTTGTCATGGTGTTCTGG GATGGCCCTGAAGTCTCCGTCCGTCCTGGTTCCGGGGTGTCAGCTCGGCTCAGCTCTGGAACTAAGGAGAAGGGGGGCCGGAGGGACCTGCAGATCAAAGTGTCTGCTCGGCCCTACCACCTGCTCCAGGGGCCCAAGCCCGACTTGGTTATTG GATTTAACTCGGGCTTTGGTCTCAAAGACACTTGGCTGAGCTCGCTGCCCCGCTTACAG tccctccGAGTGCCCGCCTTCTTCACCGAGAGCAGCGAGTACGGCTGTGTGATGGACGAACAGACCATGGCAGTGGCCGCCGGAGGGGGCACCAGCCCCCCACAGCCCAACCCTTTCCGCTCCCCGTTTCGTCTCAGAGCGGCCGACAACTGCATGCCCTG GTACTGCAACGCCTTCATCTTCCACCTGGTCTACAAGCCTTCGCAGGGCAGCGGGGCCCGCGCGGCGCCTGGGCCCGGGCCCGCAGCGCCGGCCCCCGCGGCCCCCGCAGCCCCCGCCCGAAGGCGCCGCGGGGAGAAGAAACCTGGGCGGGGGCCGCGCCGGCGGAGGTGA
- the ZMYND15 gene encoding zinc finger MYND domain-containing protein 15 isoform X4 — protein sequence MSETKGQGTWAAERGAQEAACQPADPTRRGGGMPAAPAARLPRSALGTWDTSEVHRPPPPRCFHFPGSAGFSHMSGVMRTGKPAGLPEHTAPRREERATGSPTLTSRRPHPESAPRPCAPEDMEFVSGYRDEFLDFTALLFGWFRKFVAERGAVETSLEGRWRQLEAQIRRLPQDPALWVLHVLPNRSVGISLGQGAEPGPGLGAGWLLGDQPPLHLRDLSPYVSFVSLEEGEEGEEEEEEEEEENGEEEGAGTEKVEPEEDGEPVHTSRESPQEANLPGQPEEAEQKEGGGENGCQDERAEDETGPKRRKGRRSEAAPLHLACLLLVTDEHGTILGIDLLMDGAQRSAGKGSWTENLAPRAYALLCHSMACPMGSGDPRKPRQLTVGDAQLHRELESLVPRLGVKLAKTPMRTWGPQPGFTFASLRARTCHVCHKHSFEVKLTPCPQCSAVLYCGEACLRADWRRCPDDVSHRFWCPRLAAFMERTGELATLPFTYTAEVTSETFNKEAFLASRGLTRGYWTQISMLIPGPGTPRHPRGGTPSLTLLLNGDPYQLLQGDGPVLMPPVPPDPPRGLFVPELNIQNKQSLKIHVVEAGKEFDLVMVFWELLVLLPHVALELQFVGDGLPPESDQQHFTLQRDGPEVSVRPGSGVSARLSSGTKEKGGRRDLQIKVSARPYHLLQGPKPDLVIGFNSGFGLKDTWLSSLPRLQSLRVPAFFTESSEYGCVMDEQTMAVAAGGGTSPPQPNPFRSPFRLRAADNCMPWYCNAFIFHLVYKPSQGSGARAAPGPGPAAPAPAAPAAPARRRRGEKKPGRGPRRRR from the exons ATGTCTGAAACAAAGGGACAGGGAACGTGGGCTGCGGAGCGAGGCGCGCAGGAGGCTGCGTGTCAACCGGCGGACCCGACCCGACGCGGAGGAGGGATGCCAGCCGCGCCCGCCGCTCGCCTACCCAGGTCGGCCCTGGGGACCTGGGACACTAGTGAGGTTCACCGGCCACCGCCTCCAAGATGCTTTCACTTCCCCGGCTCCGCGGGATTTAGTCACATGTCCGGGGTGATGAGGACAGGAAAGCCCGCGGGCCTCCCGGAACACACGGCGCCCAGACGCGAGGAGCGGGCCACGGGCTCCCCAACCCTGACGTCACGCCGCCCCCACCCCGAG TCTGCGCCCAGGCCCTGTGCCCCTGAAGACATGGAGTTTGTGTCTGGATATCGAGACGAGTTCCTTGATTTCACTGCCCTCCTCTTTGGCTGGTTCCGAAAGTTCGTGGCAGAGCGTGGGGCTGTGGAGACCAGCCTGGAGGGCCGCTGGCGACAGTTGGAGGCGCAGATCAGAAGGCTGCCCCAGGACCCTGCCCTTTGGGTGCTCCATGTCTTGCCCAACCGTAGTGTGGGCATCAGCTtggggcaaggggcagagcctggACCAGGCCTGGGGGCGGGCTGGCTGCTGGGAGATCAGCCCCCACTCCACCTTCGAGACCTAAGCCCCTATGTCAGCTTTGTCAGTTTGGAGGAAGgcgaggaaggggaggaagaagaagaggaggaagaggaagaaaacggAGAGGAAGAGGGTGCAGGCACAGAGAAGGTAGAACCAGAGGAGGATGGGGAGCCAGTCCATACGAGCAGGGAGTCCCCCCAGGAAGCAAATCTTccagggcagccagaggaggccgagcagaaggaaggaggtggCGAGAATGGCTGTCAAGACGAGAGGGCAGAAGACGAAACTGGGCCTAAGAGGAGGAAGGGGCGAAGAAGTG AGGCTGCCCCCCTGCACCTTGCCTGCCTCCTACTGGTGACGGATGAACATGGCACCATCTTGGGCATTGACCTGCTAATGGATGGAGCCCAGAGGAGTGCAGGCAAGGGCTCATGGACAGAGAACCTGGCTCCTCGGGCCTATGCTCTCCTCTGCCACAGCATGGCCTGCCCCATGGGCTCTGGAGACCCTCGAAAGCCCCGACAGCTTACTGTGGGAGATGCCCAGCTGCACCG AGAGCTGGAGAGTCTGGTCCCAAGGCTGGGAGTGAAGTTAGCCAAGACCCCAATGCGGACATGGGGTCCCCAGCCAGGCTTCACCTTTGCCTCCCTTCGGGCTCGAACCTGCCATGTCTGTCACAAGCACAGCTTTGAAGTGAAGCTGACACCCTG CCCCCAGTGTAGTGCTGTCTTGTACTGTGGAGAGGCCTGTCTCCGGGCCGACTGGCGGCGATGCCCAGATGATGTGAGCCACAGATTTTGGTGCCCAAGGCTTGCAGCCTTCATGGAGCGGACAGGAGAACTGGCAACTCTGCCTTTCACCTACACTGCAG aGGTGACCAGTGAAACCTTCAACAAGGAGGCCTTCCTGGCCTCACGAGGCCTCACTCGTGGCTACTGGACCCAGATCAGcatgctgatcccaggccctggcaccCCCAGGCACCCCCGGGGTGGCACAccctccctcacccttcttctgAATG GAGATCCCTACCAGCTTCTTCAGGGGGACGGGCCTGTCCTGATGCCTCCTGTGCCCCCGGATCCACCCAGGGGCCTCTTTG TCCCCGAGCTCAACATCCAGAACAAACAATCTCTGAAAATCCACGTGGTGGAGGCTGGGAAGGAGTTTGATCTTGTCATGGTGTTCTGG GAGCTCTTGGTCTTGCTCCCCCACGTGGCCCTGGAACTACAGTTTGTGGGTGATGGCCTGCCCCCCGAGAGTGACCAGCAGCATTTTACCCTGCagagg GATGGCCCTGAAGTCTCCGTCCGTCCTGGTTCCGGGGTGTCAGCTCGGCTCAGCTCTGGAACTAAGGAGAAGGGGGGCCGGAGGGACCTGCAGATCAAAGTGTCTGCTCGGCCCTACCACCTGCTCCAGGGGCCCAAGCCCGACTTGGTTATTG GATTTAACTCGGGCTTTGGTCTCAAAGACACTTGGCTGAGCTCGCTGCCCCGCTTACAG tccctccGAGTGCCCGCCTTCTTCACCGAGAGCAGCGAGTACGGCTGTGTGATGGACGAACAGACCATGGCAGTGGCCGCCGGAGGGGGCACCAGCCCCCCACAGCCCAACCCTTTCCGCTCCCCGTTTCGTCTCAGAGCGGCCGACAACTGCATGCCCTG GTACTGCAACGCCTTCATCTTCCACCTGGTCTACAAGCCTTCGCAGGGCAGCGGGGCCCGCGCGGCGCCTGGGCCCGGGCCCGCAGCGCCGGCCCCCGCGGCCCCCGCAGCCCCCGCCCGAAGGCGCCGCGGGGAGAAGAAACCTGGGCGGGGGCCGCGCCGGCGGAGGTGA